The Periplaneta americana isolate PAMFEO1 chromosome 2, P.americana_PAMFEO1_priV1, whole genome shotgun sequence genome has a window encoding:
- the LOC138713323 gene encoding gastrin-releasing peptide receptor-like isoform X1, which translates to MTKNVSLISTMREDLYDSRVIIHGYWYHDGSLYDHPLTWLLACVVGSFGNADTLSTFILHKHTRDPCLINLVAGNIIAMMCLPFNYLQHFSPHWDLGYSWYTVFWISRDIATSLQIYSLAIFSVLRYFKLKHPDSLYESVPNSDPIYYIQESAVIAKSKRRIPKISAITQTSLIWVLAVMYAAPSAIFSETYSAIQRRKYEDINSSAIFHSLVFCFLPLILTLVFYVMTEYHNYKVPSRNSTKHSQEGRLVLWLSIVIFINYVPFYAWILYAWTNQFQLLSTFLDFATYFPLYSTACWIPVVMFFATYKSLEKHATQKCSSKNEKGNNTTCVKNTASVLTGDQNRTNQIILSVPSSPK; encoded by the coding sequence ATGCGGGAAGATCTATATGACAGCAGAGTCATTATACATGGATACTGGTACCATGATGGTAGCCTGTACGACCATCCCCTGACGTGGCTGTTGGCTTGCGTGGTTGGATCCTTCGGCAATGCAGACACGTTGTCCACCTTCATCTTACACAAGCACACCAGGGACCCTTGCCTCATCAACCTGGTTGCAGGAAACATAATAGCCATGATGTGCCTACCCTTCAACTACCTACAACACTTCTCCCCACACTGGGATCTCGGCTACAGCTGGTACACGGTCTTCTGGATCTCCAGGGACATCGCAACCAGCCTTCAAATTTACTCGCTGGCCATTTTCAGCGTTCTGAGATACTTTAAACTGAAACATCCAGACAGTCTTTACGAGTCTGTCCCTAACTCTGATCCTATTTACTACATACAAGAATCTGCAGTTATTGCCAAGTCTAAACGCCGTATTCCGAAGATATCTGCAATTACCCAGACTTCCCTTATATGGGTTTTGGCTGTAATGTATGCAGCTCCTTCAGCAATATTTTCAGAAACATATTCAGCTATACAAAGGAGAAAATACGAAGATATCAACAGCTCTGCGATTTTTCACAGTCTGGTTTTCTGTTTTCTGCCGTTGATTCTGACGCTGGTTTTCTACGTAATGACAGAATACCACAATTACAAGGTTCCTAGCAGGAATTCTACAAAGCATTCTCAAGAAGGAAGACTTGTTTTATGGCTTTCAATTGTTATCTTTATAAATTACGTTCCGTTCTATGCATGGATACTATATGCCTGGACAAACCAGTTTCAGCTTTTATCTACTTTCCTGGACTTTGCAACGTATTTTCCGCTGTATTCCACAGCCTGTTGGATTCCAGTTGTCATGTTTTTCGCTACATATAAAAGTctagaaaaacatgcaactcagaaATGCTCCTccaaaaatgaaaaaggaaacaaTACTACATGTGTAAAGAACACTGCATCAGTTCTGACCGGGGATCAAAACCGGACAAATCAGATAATTCTGAGTGTGCCGTCATCACCAAAATAA
- the LOC138713323 gene encoding gastrin-releasing peptide receptor-like isoform X3 has protein sequence MREDLYDSRVIIHGYWYHDGSLYDHPLTWLLACVVGSFGNADTLSTFILHKHTRDPCLINLVAGNIIAMMCLPFNYLQHFSPHWDLGYSWYTVFWISRDIATSLQIYSLAIFSVLRYFKLKHPDSLYESVPNSDPIYYIQESAVIAKSKRRIPKISAITQTSLIWVLAVMYAAPSAIFSETYSAIQRRKYEDINSSAIFHSLVFCFLPLILTLVFYVMTEYHNYKVPSRNSTKHSQEGRLVLWLSIVIFINYVPFYAWILYAWTNQFQLLSTFLDFATYFPLYSTACWIPVVMFFATYKSLEKHATQKCSSKNEKGNNTTCVKNTASVLTGDQNRTNQIILSVPSSPK, from the coding sequence ATGCGGGAAGATCTATATGACAGCAGAGTCATTATACATGGATACTGGTACCATGATGGTAGCCTGTACGACCATCCCCTGACGTGGCTGTTGGCTTGCGTGGTTGGATCCTTCGGCAATGCAGACACGTTGTCCACCTTCATCTTACACAAGCACACCAGGGACCCTTGCCTCATCAACCTGGTTGCAGGAAACATAATAGCCATGATGTGCCTACCCTTCAACTACCTACAACACTTCTCCCCACACTGGGATCTCGGCTACAGCTGGTACACGGTCTTCTGGATCTCCAGGGACATCGCAACCAGCCTTCAAATTTACTCGCTGGCCATTTTCAGCGTTCTGAGATACTTTAAACTGAAACATCCAGACAGTCTTTACGAGTCTGTCCCTAACTCTGATCCTATTTACTACATACAAGAATCTGCAGTTATTGCCAAGTCTAAACGCCGTATTCCGAAGATATCTGCAATTACCCAGACTTCCCTTATATGGGTTTTGGCTGTAATGTATGCAGCTCCTTCAGCAATATTTTCAGAAACATATTCAGCTATACAAAGGAGAAAATACGAAGATATCAACAGCTCTGCGATTTTTCACAGTCTGGTTTTCTGTTTTCTGCCGTTGATTCTGACGCTGGTTTTCTACGTAATGACAGAATACCACAATTACAAGGTTCCTAGCAGGAATTCTACAAAGCATTCTCAAGAAGGAAGACTTGTTTTATGGCTTTCAATTGTTATCTTTATAAATTACGTTCCGTTCTATGCATGGATACTATATGCCTGGACAAACCAGTTTCAGCTTTTATCTACTTTCCTGGACTTTGCAACGTATTTTCCGCTGTATTCCACAGCCTGTTGGATTCCAGTTGTCATGTTTTTCGCTACATATAAAAGTctagaaaaacatgcaactcagaaATGCTCCTccaaaaatgaaaaaggaaacaaTACTACATGTGTAAAGAACACTGCATCAGTTCTGACCGGGGATCAAAACCGGACAAATCAGATAATTCTGAGTGTGCCGTCATCACCAAAATAA
- the LOC138713323 gene encoding gastrin-releasing peptide receptor-like isoform X2 codes for MQMREDLYDSRVIIHGYWYHDGSLYDHPLTWLLACVVGSFGNADTLSTFILHKHTRDPCLINLVAGNIIAMMCLPFNYLQHFSPHWDLGYSWYTVFWISRDIATSLQIYSLAIFSVLRYFKLKHPDSLYESVPNSDPIYYIQESAVIAKSKRRIPKISAITQTSLIWVLAVMYAAPSAIFSETYSAIQRRKYEDINSSAIFHSLVFCFLPLILTLVFYVMTEYHNYKVPSRNSTKHSQEGRLVLWLSIVIFINYVPFYAWILYAWTNQFQLLSTFLDFATYFPLYSTACWIPVVMFFATYKSLEKHATQKCSSKNEKGNNTTCVKNTASVLTGDQNRTNQIILSVPSSPK; via the exons atgcag ATGCGGGAAGATCTATATGACAGCAGAGTCATTATACATGGATACTGGTACCATGATGGTAGCCTGTACGACCATCCCCTGACGTGGCTGTTGGCTTGCGTGGTTGGATCCTTCGGCAATGCAGACACGTTGTCCACCTTCATCTTACACAAGCACACCAGGGACCCTTGCCTCATCAACCTGGTTGCAGGAAACATAATAGCCATGATGTGCCTACCCTTCAACTACCTACAACACTTCTCCCCACACTGGGATCTCGGCTACAGCTGGTACACGGTCTTCTGGATCTCCAGGGACATCGCAACCAGCCTTCAAATTTACTCGCTGGCCATTTTCAGCGTTCTGAGATACTTTAAACTGAAACATCCAGACAGTCTTTACGAGTCTGTCCCTAACTCTGATCCTATTTACTACATACAAGAATCTGCAGTTATTGCCAAGTCTAAACGCCGTATTCCGAAGATATCTGCAATTACCCAGACTTCCCTTATATGGGTTTTGGCTGTAATGTATGCAGCTCCTTCAGCAATATTTTCAGAAACATATTCAGCTATACAAAGGAGAAAATACGAAGATATCAACAGCTCTGCGATTTTTCACAGTCTGGTTTTCTGTTTTCTGCCGTTGATTCTGACGCTGGTTTTCTACGTAATGACAGAATACCACAATTACAAGGTTCCTAGCAGGAATTCTACAAAGCATTCTCAAGAAGGAAGACTTGTTTTATGGCTTTCAATTGTTATCTTTATAAATTACGTTCCGTTCTATGCATGGATACTATATGCCTGGACAAACCAGTTTCAGCTTTTATCTACTTTCCTGGACTTTGCAACGTATTTTCCGCTGTATTCCACAGCCTGTTGGATTCCAGTTGTCATGTTTTTCGCTACATATAAAAGTctagaaaaacatgcaactcagaaATGCTCCTccaaaaatgaaaaaggaaacaaTACTACATGTGTAAAGAACACTGCATCAGTTCTGACCGGGGATCAAAACCGGACAAATCAGATAATTCTGAGTGTGCCGTCATCACCAAAATAA